CGCTCGGCGATGTGCTGCGCATCTTCCGGCGTCAGTCCGGCTGCGACCTGCTTATCCGGCTGCGGCGCTGCACTCGGCAGGTCCGCCTGCGGCATCGCCGTGTCAGGCGCGTGCGCAACCGCTTCGGGCGCAATCGCGGCGAACGTGTGCGGCGGCAGGTCGTCATCGATCAGCGACGAGCGCAACGGCGCCGTCATCGCGGCCGCGTCTTCTGCGACCACGTGCTCCGCGGCGCCGGGTTCGGCCGGTGCATCGGTCTCGCCCGCGACGGCGGCCGTCGCCGCATCACCGGGCAACTCGACGGCCGGCACGTGCGGCGTGGGGATGGGCTCGACCACGACGGATTCGGGGTCGGCTTCGGTTTGACGGAAATCAGCCGGCGCCGCACCGGCGGCGCCCGGGGCGATCACGTCGGTTAGCACCGGAATGGCCGCGCTGTCGTGCGGTTGGGGCGCGGCGGACGCGGACGAACGCGCCGACGCCGGCTTGCCCGGCACCAGCACGTCGGTCAGTGTCGGGATCGAGGATGAATCGGCTTCTGTCACGGGAACACTCCGTCGACGGTTGCGGCTAGCCGCCCTGCTTGTAGTTGTTCAGCGCGTAACCGCGGTCGCGATAGAACCGGTAGCGGTCGCGGCCCGCAGCCAGCTCGTCCGGCGCGTTGCCGACCACCTCGAGCAGGCGCTCGAAGCGGGCGAACTGCGCGGGCACGGTCGCGCCGAGGTTCAGCAGCACGTGATGATGCGGCGCACGGTCGAGATCGGCGGCCAGCACGATCGGCGTGCCGGCTGCATGCTCGCTGTCGACGCCGCAATGCGGGATGAAATCGAGCGGCGAGAACGTCCAGAGCCGCTCGTCGAGCGCGCGCAGGCGTGCGGGCTCGGCGAGCACGACGACCGGCTGCCTGGCCTGATAGGCCTTGCGCAGCAGCCGGCACGCGTACGCGAGCGAATCGCCGACGTTCGAGTGGAAATCGATCCGCGTCATTGCCCGCGCACCCGCAGCGTCGTCAGCCCCGCCATCACTGGCCGGCGCGGTCGATCAGGAACTGCGCGAGCAACGGCACCGGACGGCCCGTCGCACCCTTCGCGGCACCGCCCTTCCATGCGGTGCCCGCGATGTCGAGGTGGGCCCACGGATAGCTCTCGGTGAAGCGCGACAGGAAGCACGCGGCCGTCACGGCGCCGGCCGGGCGCCCGCCGATATTCGCGAGATCCGCGAAATTCGACTTCAGCTGATCCTGGTACTCGTCGTCGAGCGGCATGCGCCATGCCGGGTCGTTCGCCTCGCGCGACGCGTCGAGCAGTTCGCCCGCGAGCGCGTCGTTCGTCGAGAACAGCCCGCTGTTGTGGCCGCCCAGCGCGATCACGCACGCGCCCGTCAGCGTCGCGACGTCGATCACGGCGGCCGGCTTGAAGCGCTCGGCATAGGTAAGTGCGTCGCACAGGATCAGGCGGCCTTCGGCGTCGGTGTTCAGCACCTCGATCGTCAGCCCCTTCATGCTGGTGACGATGTCGCCCGGCTTCGTCGCATTGCCGCCCGGCATGTTCTCGCAGGTCGGGACGATCGCGACGACGTTGATCTTCAGGCCCATCTCGGCGACCGCACGCATCGTGCCGAGCACCGAGCCGGCGCCGCACATGTCGTACTTCATCTCGTCCATGCCCTCGCCCGGCTTCAGCGAGATGCCGCCCGTGTCGAACGTGATGCCCTTGCCGACCAGCACGACCGGCGCGGCCTTCGCGGCGGCGCCCTGGTAGTGCAGCACGATGAACTGCGGCGGCTCGACCGACGCGCGCGCCACCGACAGGAACGACCCCATCTTCAGCGCCTGGATCTGCTTGAGCCCGAGGACTTCGGCCTTCAGGCCCCAATCCTTCGCGATCTTCTTCGCGGTGTTGCCGAGATAGGTCGGCGTGCAGACGTTGCCGGGCAGGTTGCCGAGGTCGCGGGTGAGATCCATCCCGTTCGCGAGCGCGACGGCCTGCTTGACCGCGACCTTCGCGGCCTTTTCGTCCGCCGGGTCGACGCTGAACACGACGCGCTTGAGCGTGTGCGACGCCGGTTCCGGCTTGCTCTTCATCTGCGT
This DNA window, taken from Burkholderia cenocepacia, encodes the following:
- a CDS encoding DUF2486 family protein, whose amino-acid sequence is MTEADSSSIPTLTDVLVPGKPASARSSASAAPQPHDSAAIPVLTDVIAPGAAGAAPADFRQTEADPESVVVEPIPTPHVPAVELPGDAATAAVAGETDAPAEPGAAEHVVAEDAAAMTAPLRSSLIDDDLPPHTFAAIAPEAVAHAPDTAMPQADLPSAAPQPDKQVAAGLTPEDAQHIAERLRNRLTNYLTGAGRDAIEARCRDALHEHSAWLVGQITREVALALETEVMDWVRDAVDEEIARRRVGHSG
- a CDS encoding DNA polymerase III subunit chi codes for the protein MTRIDFHSNVGDSLAYACRLLRKAYQARQPVVVLAEPARLRALDERLWTFSPLDFIPHCGVDSEHAAGTPIVLAADLDRAPHHHVLLNLGATVPAQFARFERLLEVVGNAPDELAAGRDRYRFYRDRGYALNNYKQGG
- a CDS encoding leucyl aminopeptidase yields the protein MDFSIKGCDWSKGEAKGFLTGKSDCIVLGIFEAQTLSGAALDIDTATKGLISRVVKAGDMDGKRGKTLFLHEVSGIGASRVLLVGLGKQDAFNQKAYNDAATAAWRALLATKVVQVTFSLAQLPVDERSSDWGVRAAILALRNETYRFTQMKSKPEPASHTLKRVVFSVDPADEKAAKVAVKQAVALANGMDLTRDLGNLPGNVCTPTYLGNTAKKIAKDWGLKAEVLGLKQIQALKMGSFLSVARASVEPPQFIVLHYQGAAAKAAPVVLVGKGITFDTGGISLKPGEGMDEMKYDMCGAGSVLGTMRAVAEMGLKINVVAIVPTCENMPGGNATKPGDIVTSMKGLTIEVLNTDAEGRLILCDALTYAERFKPAAVIDVATLTGACVIALGGHNSGLFSTNDALAGELLDASREANDPAWRMPLDDEYQDQLKSNFADLANIGGRPAGAVTAACFLSRFTESYPWAHLDIAGTAWKGGAAKGATGRPVPLLAQFLIDRAGQ